Proteins encoded in a region of the Halothiobacillus diazotrophicus genome:
- a CDS encoding glycosyltransferase family protein, which translates to MQILVSLVPNPAEVIPLWAAFTDAKKAVPGLEITLIGSKGINACMRRHPAVARHIDIDEDAWLKPFWSPKYWRVRAELQHQLGDALKDESTSWIDPYGSPVSRATIRNRPGRRVGVSRLDRPRLNRDYASVFPIPPELHPVQALRVLFAAELGYSLHDLEPDYGFLPKSDDAPTETDIVVDMRNLPWTEDEKLQFRNRLADAPLSIACLDYANPDLDEATQLLGHWPLIEDARYLLTGINSTAWLAAALGRPGLCLCPTDQASSQGVISTHWARQKIINIDRPPFNEPHIVAESIVQVLNRHRQDP; encoded by the coding sequence ATGCAGATATTAGTCAGCCTGGTCCCTAATCCCGCAGAAGTCATTCCCTTATGGGCCGCATTCACGGATGCCAAGAAGGCGGTACCCGGCCTCGAAATCACCCTGATTGGTTCCAAGGGAATCAATGCGTGCATGCGTAGGCATCCGGCCGTCGCCCGACATATCGACATCGACGAAGACGCCTGGCTCAAACCGTTCTGGTCGCCAAAGTATTGGCGCGTACGCGCCGAGCTCCAACATCAGCTTGGAGACGCCTTGAAGGATGAGTCGACATCCTGGATCGATCCGTATGGTAGCCCGGTCAGCCGGGCAACCATCCGCAATCGGCCCGGGCGACGCGTTGGCGTATCGCGCCTGGATCGCCCCCGATTGAATCGGGACTATGCTTCGGTTTTTCCGATCCCCCCCGAACTCCATCCCGTGCAGGCACTGCGCGTGTTGTTCGCCGCCGAACTTGGCTATTCCCTCCATGATCTCGAACCCGACTATGGCTTCCTGCCGAAATCCGACGATGCGCCGACGGAGACGGATATCGTTGTCGATATGCGCAACCTGCCATGGACAGAAGATGAAAAACTTCAATTTCGGAACCGGCTGGCCGATGCGCCGCTATCCATTGCCTGTCTGGACTACGCCAATCCGGATCTGGATGAAGCGACCCAATTGCTGGGTCACTGGCCCTTGATTGAAGATGCGCGCTATCTGCTCACCGGAATCAACAGTACGGCGTGGCTGGCTGCTGCCCTGGGCCGCCCCGGGCTTTGCCTGTGTCCAACCGATCAAGCCAGCAGCCAGGGCGTGATCTCCACCCACTGGGCCAGGCAGAAAATCATCAACATCGACCGGCCGCCTTTCAACGAGCCCCATATCGTGGCCGAATCCATCGTCCAGGTGCTGAACCGACATCGTCAGGATCCATGA
- the murB gene encoding UDP-N-acetylmuramate dehydrogenase: MNAHSVSRSGVDRLINAPIPNTLNLPVRARELLRIVDAPSAFSQRWVRDEWLADPEALVLGGASNILFVRTEVGKAMSLGTSTYGAIDLGDRVRVFADGGVGLDEWVRWTAAQGWYGLERLAEIPGTVGAAPIQNVGAYGVQISDVLDAVALWDRHKQEYVVWRAEECGLSYRHSRFKEEPGRWLVLRIWVTLSKHAPRDWPHLGYPGLESAAARYLESVERAAHGLTPAELATIVTDVRRQKLPDWRSDTIGSVGSFFQNPIVARELAANLAERWPDMPQYPQDTQERVKLSAGWLIERAGWKGKTVDAAGMSEIHALVLVNHGGATGQALWDVAQQVQADVYSQFGVRLEPEPLIWQ, translated from the coding sequence ATGAACGCCCATTCCGTCTCTCGTTCCGGCGTCGACCGACTTATCAATGCGCCGATTCCCAATACGCTGAATCTGCCCGTACGAGCACGGGAATTGCTCAGAATCGTCGATGCACCCAGCGCTTTCTCTCAGCGCTGGGTTCGCGACGAATGGCTTGCCGACCCCGAGGCACTGGTATTGGGCGGGGCCAGCAACATACTCTTCGTTCGAACGGAAGTCGGCAAGGCCATGTCCTTGGGCACGAGCACATACGGTGCCATCGACCTCGGAGATCGCGTGCGGGTTTTCGCGGATGGCGGTGTCGGACTGGATGAATGGGTCCGTTGGACAGCCGCACAAGGCTGGTACGGCCTGGAGCGTCTGGCTGAAATCCCGGGCACCGTGGGTGCCGCCCCGATCCAGAATGTCGGCGCTTATGGCGTTCAGATTTCGGATGTGCTCGACGCTGTCGCCCTGTGGGATCGTCACAAACAGGAATATGTCGTATGGCGTGCAGAAGAGTGCGGACTCTCTTACCGACACAGCCGGTTCAAGGAAGAACCCGGTCGCTGGCTGGTTCTGCGTATCTGGGTAACCTTGAGCAAGCACGCGCCGAGGGATTGGCCCCATTTGGGTTATCCGGGCCTGGAATCGGCGGCAGCGCGTTATCTCGAGTCGGTTGAGCGTGCGGCACATGGCCTCACACCAGCGGAACTCGCGACCATCGTGACGGATGTTCGTCGTCAGAAACTCCCGGATTGGCGTAGTGACACCATCGGCAGTGTGGGCAGTTTTTTCCAGAACCCGATCGTGGCCCGTGAACTGGCAGCCAATCTGGCTGAACGCTGGCCGGATATGCCCCAGTACCCTCAAGACACTCAGGAACGCGTGAAGCTATCAGCCGGCTGGCTCATTGAGCGGGCGGGCTGGAAAGGCAAGACGGTGGACGCCGCCGGGATGTCGGAAATTCACGCACTGGTGCTCGTCAATCACGGTGGGGCAACCGGCCAGGCTCTGTGGGACGTGGCCCAACAGGTACAGGCGGATGTGTACAGTCAATTTGGCGTCCGGCTGGAACCGGAGCCCTTGATCTGGCAGTAG
- a CDS encoding thioredoxin fold domain-containing protein, whose translation MRVLSLSLFSRRLLSMRLSVLFLMLAALLLQTQVAISATQTDTISVPKSRQVAVRLMADLADASWIKDGTGDQIVYMFFDPNCPYCHRVYDSFEKIRKDMPNLQFRWVPVGMLTPSSTTKAAAILQAKDPLKAFQESENNYGFLDSGSGGGIEPAKHVSKKSESMLLENLSILQGDNLYAIPIIVFQADDGLPFYFSGARPEAQLRGILKHVAHGSYGGGKAIEPQS comes from the coding sequence ATGCGTGTTTTGTCCCTTTCGTTGTTTAGCCGGCGTCTTCTGTCAATGCGCCTATCCGTCCTTTTCTTGATGCTTGCTGCCCTGCTTCTTCAGACGCAGGTTGCTATTTCCGCGACACAAACCGATACGATCTCCGTGCCCAAGAGCCGTCAGGTGGCTGTTCGTCTCATGGCTGATCTCGCGGATGCTTCATGGATCAAGGATGGTACGGGTGACCAGATCGTCTACATGTTCTTCGATCCGAACTGTCCCTATTGTCACCGTGTTTACGATTCGTTTGAAAAGATTCGCAAGGATATGCCGAACTTGCAGTTCCGCTGGGTGCCGGTCGGCATGCTGACACCGTCGTCAACCACTAAGGCCGCTGCGATTCTGCAGGCCAAGGATCCCTTGAAGGCGTTTCAGGAAAGCGAGAACAACTACGGATTCCTGGATAGCGGCAGTGGCGGCGGTATCGAGCCGGCAAAGCATGTATCTAAGAAATCGGAATCGATGTTGCTGGAAAACTTGTCCATTCTTCAGGGCGACAATCTCTACGCGATCCCGATCATTGTCTTCCAGGCGGACGATGGGTTGCCCTTTTACTTTTCGGGCGCGCGGCCGGAAGCACAACTGCGGGGGATACTGAAGCACGTGGCCCACGGATCCTATGGTGGCGGCAAGGCGATCGAGCCGCAATCCTGA
- a CDS encoding VWA domain-containing protein, translating to MPVSHEMRTKYLSRKRLTGLLFLLVLPVLSVQAQTPPELHVLIDVSGSMKQTDPTNLRRPALRLLGDLLPPSARIGIWFFGDRVTSVLSTQPASDLTKTRVHNTAGKIRSNEPFTDIPDALTAAAASWDTGTDRNMLLLSDGMVDISKDKAVNEQAQQRLLDKIIPRLQSAHIRVHTIALSKDADSKLLREIADRTGGIFVAADSAEALQRAFLKIFEAAAPRDGLPLKDNKFIVDKSVKELTILAFRDKADTPNSLKTPDGTLVTEQTSRSLPNWRWDASGGRDLITIDQPQPGEWQIIGAKDPDNRALIITDLKLNVTSIPTRVYPGEQINSTLQLTNHDVPVTQPDLTQVIKAVVQERRGDEVIQSIPLNDRGADPDIVGGDGKFDYQLNLIDPAGVYSLVATAESPTFQRTWRQNFAMAPQAPISFKSRTVTEPVSAAATGPAVANAPSGSTALETPAHVTPAHVDGHGQKPARVPAKNQPVRVLEITQDPTVVMPERSVVDGQWTCEASPTGSAVDSHGSAEGHVVPSPAGPRIEKVHWVLDKTTMTVPVPTPVNRNCQFSGTLTAELTTERSMRLQLLPVSVPALVSTAPKSEHPDAHQVHETARLPRKGPNWLLIGAVNIGLALVIIIGLLLWRRSTKITINQLLAEAKTA from the coding sequence ATGCCAGTATCGCATGAGATGAGGACGAAATACTTGAGCCGTAAACGTCTTACCGGACTGCTGTTCCTACTTGTGCTCCCCGTGTTGTCGGTTCAAGCGCAAACGCCCCCGGAACTCCATGTCCTGATCGACGTGTCCGGCAGCATGAAGCAGACCGACCCCACGAATCTGCGTCGTCCTGCATTACGGTTACTCGGCGATCTGCTCCCCCCATCCGCGCGCATCGGCATCTGGTTTTTCGGTGATCGGGTCACATCCGTCTTGAGTACGCAGCCCGCCTCCGATCTGACCAAGACCCGAGTACACAACACGGCCGGAAAAATCCGATCCAACGAGCCGTTTACCGATATCCCGGATGCCCTGACTGCGGCGGCGGCCTCCTGGGATACGGGGACCGATCGGAACATGCTCCTGCTCTCGGACGGTATGGTCGATATTTCCAAGGACAAAGCGGTCAATGAACAGGCCCAGCAACGACTGCTCGATAAGATCATTCCGCGTTTACAGAGCGCCCATATTCGTGTTCATACCATCGCCTTGTCGAAAGATGCAGACAGCAAGCTATTGCGGGAGATCGCCGATCGAACCGGCGGCATATTCGTTGCCGCCGATTCGGCCGAGGCCCTCCAGCGTGCCTTTCTCAAGATCTTCGAGGCGGCAGCGCCGCGTGACGGCCTGCCCCTCAAGGACAATAAGTTCATCGTCGACAAGTCCGTCAAGGAGCTGACCATTCTGGCTTTCCGGGACAAGGCGGATACGCCGAACAGTCTCAAAACGCCGGATGGGACGCTGGTGACGGAACAAACCAGCCGCAGTTTGCCGAACTGGCGCTGGGATGCCAGTGGGGGGCGTGACCTCATTACCATCGACCAACCACAGCCGGGGGAATGGCAGATCATTGGCGCCAAGGATCCGGACAATCGGGCACTCATCATCACAGACTTGAAACTGAACGTGACTTCGATTCCGACGCGCGTTTATCCGGGCGAGCAGATAAACAGCACCTTGCAACTCACCAATCATGATGTGCCGGTCACGCAACCCGATCTGACGCAGGTCATCAAGGCCGTGGTTCAGGAGCGACGGGGTGATGAGGTCATCCAGTCAATTCCCCTGAATGACCGCGGCGCCGATCCAGACATTGTCGGCGGCGATGGAAAGTTCGATTATCAGTTGAATCTGATCGATCCTGCTGGGGTATACAGCCTGGTGGCGACGGCCGAGAGCCCCACCTTCCAGCGAACCTGGCGACAGAACTTTGCCATGGCCCCCCAGGCGCCGATCTCGTTTAAATCACGAACCGTTACCGAACCCGTTTCTGCGGCAGCTACAGGCCCGGCAGTCGCAAACGCCCCTTCAGGCTCGACCGCGCTTGAGACGCCCGCCCATGTCACCCCGGCTCATGTTGACGGGCATGGTCAGAAGCCGGCCAGGGTTCCGGCTAAAAATCAGCCGGTTCGGGTGCTGGAAATTACCCAGGACCCTACGGTCGTCATGCCGGAGCGAAGCGTGGTCGATGGTCAGTGGACTTGTGAAGCATCCCCAACGGGTTCTGCTGTGGATAGTCATGGCAGCGCAGAAGGGCATGTTGTTCCCTCACCTGCCGGACCGAGGATCGAAAAGGTCCATTGGGTGCTCGACAAGACCACAATGACCGTGCCTGTTCCTACGCCGGTGAATCGTAACTGCCAGTTCAGCGGAACGCTGACGGCTGAGCTGACAACCGAGCGATCCATGAGGTTGCAGTTATTGCCGGTGTCGGTTCCTGCCTTGGTTTCCACTGCCCCGAAATCCGAACACCCTGACGCCCACCAGGTGCATGAGACAGCACGGTTGCCGCGTAAAGGTCCCAATTGGCTGTTGATCGGTGCCGTCAACATCGGTCTGGCTTTGGTGATCATCATTGGTCTGCTTCTCTGGCGCCGATCCACGAAAATCACAATCAATCAATTGCTTGCCGAGGCTAAAACAGCATGA
- the ettA gene encoding energy-dependent translational throttle protein EttA, translating to MAQYIFTMNGVGKLVPPKKFLLKDIYLNFFPGAKIGVLGYNGAGKSTLLRIMAGVDKDIVGEARPQPGINIGYLPQEPDLDPAKDVRGNIMDGVGEMAQLLERFNEISNEFANPDADFDTLLAEQAELQDKIDAGGGWDLDRKLEVAADALRLPPWDADVTRLSGGERRRVALCRLLLSNPDMLILDEPTNHLDAESVAWLERFLQEFNGTVVAVTHDRYFLDNVAGWILELDRGQGIPFEGNYSQWLESKEKRLALEEKTESAKRKAMEQELEWVRQNPKGRQAKSKARLARFEEMQSEEFQKRSETNEIYIPPGPRLGDKVIEVTDLTKKFGDRVLYQGLSFSVPKGGIVGIIGPNGVGKSTLFKMLIGEEKPDGGEISLGESVQISYVAQGRDDLVSTKTVWEEVSGGYDNITVGKYEMPSRAYLGRFNFKGQDQQKFMKDLSGGERNRVHLAKLLKAGGNVLLLDEPTNDLDIETLRALEQAILDFPGSALVISHDRWFLDRIATHILAFEDDGSVVFFEGNFQDYEVDRHKRLGSDADQPKRIKYTRLA from the coding sequence ATGGCGCAGTACATATTTACAATGAACGGGGTCGGCAAACTCGTCCCCCCCAAAAAATTCCTTCTCAAGGACATATACCTCAATTTCTTCCCGGGCGCCAAGATCGGCGTTCTGGGCTACAACGGGGCGGGCAAGTCCACGTTGCTGCGCATCATGGCCGGTGTCGACAAGGACATCGTCGGCGAGGCCAGGCCCCAACCGGGCATCAATATCGGCTACCTTCCTCAGGAGCCGGATCTCGACCCAGCCAAGGATGTGCGCGGCAACATCATGGATGGTGTCGGCGAGATGGCCCAACTTCTTGAGCGTTTCAATGAAATAAGTAACGAATTCGCCAATCCCGATGCCGATTTCGATACGCTGCTGGCCGAACAGGCCGAGTTGCAGGACAAGATCGACGCCGGTGGCGGCTGGGATCTGGACCGCAAGCTCGAAGTTGCCGCGGATGCATTGCGGCTGCCGCCCTGGGATGCCGACGTCACCCGGCTTTCCGGGGGGGAACGCCGTCGCGTCGCCCTGTGTCGTCTGCTGCTGTCCAATCCGGACATGCTCATCCTCGATGAACCGACCAACCACCTGGACGCCGAATCCGTCGCCTGGCTGGAGCGCTTCCTGCAGGAATTCAACGGCACGGTTGTAGCGGTCACCCACGATCGTTACTTCCTGGACAACGTCGCCGGCTGGATCCTCGAACTCGACCGCGGTCAAGGCATTCCCTTCGAGGGCAATTACTCGCAGTGGCTTGAAAGCAAGGAAAAGCGCCTGGCCCTCGAGGAAAAGACCGAGTCGGCCAAACGCAAGGCCATGGAACAGGAACTGGAGTGGGTCCGACAGAACCCGAAGGGCCGTCAGGCCAAGTCCAAGGCACGTCTCGCACGATTCGAGGAAATGCAATCCGAAGAATTCCAGAAGCGCTCCGAAACCAACGAAATCTACATTCCGCCGGGACCGCGTCTGGGCGACAAGGTCATCGAGGTCACGGATCTGACCAAGAAATTCGGTGATCGCGTCCTGTACCAGGGCCTGTCGTTCTCCGTACCCAAGGGGGGCATCGTCGGCATCATCGGCCCGAATGGCGTCGGTAAATCCACACTGTTCAAGATGCTGATCGGCGAGGAAAAGCCGGACGGTGGCGAGATTTCCCTGGGTGAATCGGTACAGATTTCCTATGTCGCACAGGGGCGGGACGATCTCGTGAGTACGAAAACCGTCTGGGAAGAGGTATCCGGCGGTTACGACAACATCACGGTCGGCAAGTACGAAATGCCGTCGCGCGCCTATCTGGGCCGTTTCAACTTCAAGGGCCAGGACCAGCAGAAATTCATGAAGGACCTGTCCGGTGGGGAACGGAATCGTGTGCATCTCGCCAAGCTGCTGAAAGCCGGTGGCAACGTATTGCTGCTCGATGAGCCGACCAACGACCTGGATATCGAAACCCTGCGTGCCCTGGAACAGGCGATTCTGGACTTCCCGGGCTCCGCCCTGGTGATTTCGCACGATCGCTGGTTCCTCGACCGGATCGCCACGCATATCCTGGCTTTCGAGGACGATGGATCCGTCGTGTTCTTTGAAGGCAACTTCCAGGACTATGAGGTGGACCGACACAAGCGACTCGGTTCCGATGCCGATCAACCCAAGCGTATCAAGTACACGCGGCTGGCTTGA
- a CDS encoding HDOD domain-containing protein — protein sequence MTNPALEQAIINRIMEKGIALPVLPDIAMRARRIAESPDSTVHELVDIVSQDPAIAARLIQVANSAMYRGAEKMDNLNQVVARLGMRTVSQLIISLSTQQLFTAHHPSIKKAMQDLWSFSAQIAALSQLIARRHSKLDADQALLAGLLHGVGGIPVIAVAEDIPKLQEAPAVLDELVRSLQPRLGAKIMQAWDFPPLFEMVIRECGNLAYTHEGGPDFADVVIVAIAQARGLSEAPDGRPIAAAEKLGVDLGVSMIDQELDDAIRALTEGL from the coding sequence ATGACGAACCCCGCCCTCGAACAGGCCATCATCAACAGAATTATGGAAAAGGGCATTGCACTGCCGGTATTGCCTGACATCGCCATGCGGGCACGTCGCATCGCCGAGTCACCCGACAGCACGGTGCACGAACTTGTCGACATCGTATCCCAGGATCCGGCCATTGCCGCCCGACTCATCCAGGTGGCGAACAGCGCCATGTATCGCGGCGCAGAGAAAATGGACAACCTCAATCAGGTGGTGGCGCGTCTTGGCATGCGCACCGTCAGTCAGTTGATCATATCCCTGTCGACCCAGCAGCTGTTCACGGCACATCACCCGAGCATCAAGAAGGCCATGCAGGACCTGTGGTCTTTTTCGGCTCAGATTGCCGCACTCTCGCAACTGATCGCCCGCCGCCACAGCAAGCTCGACGCCGACCAGGCACTATTGGCCGGTCTGCTGCATGGGGTTGGCGGCATTCCCGTCATTGCCGTTGCAGAAGACATTCCGAAACTCCAGGAAGCTCCCGCAGTCCTGGACGAACTCGTACGCAGCCTGCAGCCCCGGCTCGGCGCCAAAATCATGCAGGCATGGGACTTCCCGCCGCTGTTTGAGATGGTGATTCGCGAATGCGGTAATCTGGCCTACACCCACGAGGGCGGACCCGACTTCGCCGATGTGGTGATCGTCGCGATTGCCCAGGCGCGGGGTCTGAGTGAAGCACCGGACGGACGCCCCATCGCGGCGGCAGAAAAATTGGGCGTCGATCTGGGCGTGAGCATGATCGACCAGGAACTGGATGATGCCATTCGTGCCTTGACTGAAGGTCTATGA
- a CDS encoding NUDIX domain-containing protein, which translates to MQYELFGIDPLYRGFFALNRYRLRFERYDGTWSGAVDREIFERGHAVAVLPYDPKRDRVVLLEQFRPGALEATGGPWMTEIVAGMIEIDESVEGVAHREMQEEAGLTTDRLFPITRYWVSPGGTTESIYLFLGLVDSEEASGFHGLPHENEDIRVLTMSLDEALNRVDQGTICSAAPIIALQWLSRHRARFVD; encoded by the coding sequence ATGCAGTATGAACTTTTCGGAATAGACCCGTTGTATCGGGGCTTTTTTGCCCTCAATCGCTACCGTCTGCGTTTCGAGCGCTATGACGGAACATGGTCCGGAGCGGTTGATCGCGAAATTTTCGAACGCGGTCATGCGGTTGCTGTCCTGCCCTATGATCCGAAGCGCGATCGCGTCGTCCTGCTCGAGCAGTTCCGCCCAGGTGCGCTGGAGGCCACTGGCGGCCCCTGGATGACGGAAATCGTTGCGGGAATGATCGAGATCGATGAATCGGTGGAAGGCGTTGCCCATCGAGAGATGCAGGAAGAGGCCGGCCTGACCACGGACCGATTGTTTCCGATCACCCGTTACTGGGTCAGCCCGGGCGGCACGACGGAAAGCATCTATCTATTTCTCGGACTGGTCGACAGTGAGGAAGCTTCCGGGTTTCATGGATTGCCGCATGAAAACGAAGATATCCGAGTGCTGACTATGTCCCTGGATGAGGCCCTGAACCGGGTCGACCAGGGGACGATCTGTTCAGCCGCACCAATCATTGCGCTTCAGTGGTTGTCGCGGCACCGGGCTCGATTTGTCGACTAA
- the acnB gene encoding bifunctional aconitate hydratase 2/2-methylisocitrate dehydratase, with product MLQAYQSHLREREAQNIPPKALTAEQTAELIELIKNPPKDVSAPELLHLLSECVPPGVDQAAYVKAAFLADVAAGAASSPLIDRVEAVRLLGTMMGGYNIDPLIGLLDDDVVGDAAVAALSNLILIYDAFRDVEDKMRAGSARAKTVIESWAKADWFTNKPELPEEITVTVFKVPGETNTDDLSPAQDAWSRPDIPLHALAMLGSKMPDGLKTIETLKEKGYPIAYVGDVVGTGSSRKSAINSVQWYIGRDIPHVPNKRTGGVILGSKIAPIFFNTAEDSGALPIEVSVDQLETGDVITIRPYAGEIVKNGTVIEKFELKPTTLPDEVRAGGRIPLIIGRALTDRARESLGLPTSDIFRRPVQPNDTGKGYTLAQKMVGKACGVTGVRPGTYCEPRMATVGSQDTTGAMTRDELKELACLGFSADLVMQSFCHTAAYPKPVDIALQHELPEFISTRGGVSLRPGDGVIHSWLNRMILPDTVGTGGDSHTRFPIGISFPAGSGLVAFAAALGVMPLDMPESVLVRFKGEMQPGITLRDLVNAIPYVAIQRGLLTVEKKGKKNVFNGRVLEIEGLPNLKVEQAFEFADASAERSANGCTVRLGKEPIIEFLKSNITLLQWMIANGYEDKRTLARRIEAMEKWLANPELLEPDADAEYAEIIEIDLATITEPLLACPNDPDDIKPLSEVQGAKIDEVFIGSCMTNIGHYRAAGKVLEAHGGAVPTRMWIAPPTRMDEHQLTEEGYYSIFGKAGARTEMPGCSLCMGNQARVADGATVVSTSTRNFPNRMGKDTFVYLASAELSAVAALLGRLPTNAEYQAQVAGLKPLADDIYRYLNFNEIAEYQKEATKGLQMIKEIPVVIA from the coding sequence ATGCTCCAAGCCTACCAAAGCCACCTACGCGAACGTGAAGCGCAGAACATTCCGCCCAAGGCTTTGACGGCAGAGCAAACGGCCGAATTGATCGAGCTCATCAAGAACCCGCCCAAGGATGTTTCCGCGCCTGAGCTGCTGCATCTCCTGAGCGAATGCGTACCGCCGGGCGTGGATCAGGCTGCCTATGTCAAGGCTGCCTTCCTGGCCGACGTAGCCGCGGGTGCAGCCAGTTCGCCGCTGATCGACCGTGTCGAGGCCGTGCGCCTGCTCGGCACGATGATGGGCGGTTACAACATCGACCCGCTGATCGGACTTCTGGACGATGACGTGGTCGGTGATGCCGCCGTAGCGGCATTGTCCAACCTCATCCTCATTTACGACGCCTTCCGTGACGTCGAGGACAAGATGCGTGCCGGTAGCGCCCGAGCCAAAACGGTCATCGAATCCTGGGCCAAGGCCGACTGGTTCACCAACAAGCCCGAATTGCCCGAAGAAATCACCGTCACCGTGTTCAAGGTGCCGGGCGAAACCAATACCGACGATCTGTCGCCCGCTCAGGATGCCTGGAGCCGGCCGGATATTCCGCTGCACGCGCTGGCCATGCTGGGCAGCAAAATGCCCGATGGCCTGAAGACCATCGAAACCCTCAAGGAAAAGGGTTACCCGATCGCCTATGTAGGCGATGTGGTCGGCACGGGCTCCTCGCGCAAGTCCGCAATCAACTCCGTCCAGTGGTACATCGGCCGGGATATTCCCCATGTGCCGAACAAGCGGACCGGCGGCGTGATCCTCGGCAGCAAGATTGCACCGATCTTCTTCAACACCGCCGAGGATTCCGGTGCGCTGCCGATCGAGGTCAGCGTCGATCAGCTCGAAACGGGCGATGTGATCACGATTCGTCCCTATGCCGGAGAAATCGTCAAGAATGGCACCGTCATCGAGAAATTCGAGCTCAAGCCCACCACGTTGCCGGATGAAGTCCGTGCCGGCGGCCGGATTCCCCTCATCATCGGTCGGGCGCTGACCGATCGCGCTCGTGAATCATTGGGCCTCCCCACCTCAGACATCTTCCGTCGTCCCGTCCAGCCGAACGATACCGGCAAGGGCTACACGCTGGCCCAGAAGATGGTCGGCAAGGCCTGCGGCGTGACGGGCGTACGACCCGGCACCTACTGCGAGCCGCGCATGGCGACCGTCGGCAGCCAGGACACCACCGGTGCCATGACCCGCGACGAACTGAAGGAGCTTGCCTGCCTGGGCTTCTCCGCCGATCTCGTCATGCAGTCCTTCTGTCATACCGCCGCCTACCCGAAACCGGTCGACATCGCCCTGCAGCATGAACTGCCGGAATTCATCAGCACCCGTGGTGGGGTTTCCCTGCGTCCGGGCGACGGCGTCATCCACAGCTGGCTGAACCGGATGATTCTGCCCGACACCGTCGGCACCGGCGGCGATTCGCACACCCGTTTCCCCATCGGCATTTCCTTCCCCGCCGGCTCGGGCCTCGTCGCCTTCGCCGCCGCGCTGGGCGTGATGCCGCTCGACATGCCCGAATCCGTACTGGTGCGTTTCAAGGGCGAGATGCAGCCGGGCATCACCTTGCGCGACCTCGTCAACGCGATCCCCTATGTCGCCATCCAGCGCGGGCTACTCACCGTCGAGAAGAAGGGCAAGAAGAACGTATTCAATGGCCGTGTATTGGAAATCGAAGGCTTGCCGAACCTCAAGGTCGAACAGGCCTTCGAATTCGCCGATGCCTCCGCCGAGCGTTCCGCCAACGGCTGCACCGTGCGTCTGGGGAAGGAACCGATCATCGAATTCCTGAAGAGCAACATCACCCTGCTGCAATGGATGATCGCCAACGGCTATGAAGACAAGCGCACGCTGGCGCGCCGCATCGAAGCCATGGAGAAGTGGCTTGCGAATCCCGAGTTGCTGGAACCGGATGCCGACGCGGAATATGCCGAAATCATCGAAATCGACCTCGCGACCATCACCGAGCCGCTGCTGGCCTGCCCGAACGATCCGGACGACATCAAGCCGCTGTCTGAAGTACAGGGCGCCAAGATCGACGAAGTGTTCATCGGCTCGTGCATGACCAACATCGGCCACTATCGTGCGGCGGGCAAGGTGCTCGAAGCTCATGGGGGCGCCGTACCCACCCGCATGTGGATCGCCCCGCCAACCCGCATGGACGAGCACCAACTCACCGAGGAAGGCTATTACAGCATCTTCGGTAAGGCAGGCGCCCGGACAGAGATGCCCGGCTGCTCGCTATGCATGGGTAACCAGGCACGTGTTGCGGATGGCGCGACGGTGGTCTCCACGTCCACCCGCAACTTCCCGAACCGCATGGGCAAGGATACGTTCGTCTATCTCGCCTCGGCCGAACTCTCCGCCGTGGCCGCCTTGCTGGGCCGCCTGCCGACCAACGCGGAATATCAGGCACAGGTTGCCGGTCTCAAGCCGCTGGCCGACGACATCTACCGCTACCTCAACTTCAATGAAATTGCGGAATACCAGAAGGAAGCCACGAAAGGATTGCAGATGATCAAGGAGATTCCCGTCGTCATTGCATAA
- a CDS encoding antibiotic biosynthesis monooxygenase family protein, whose protein sequence is MYIAMNRFRVAKGREQEFIDIWKNRNSHLEAVPGFKEFNLLQGATDETATLFASHSLWQSAEDFGNWTRSEAFRAAHANAGGSRDLYLGPPQFEGFEMVL, encoded by the coding sequence ATGTATATCGCCATGAACCGATTCCGTGTGGCCAAAGGCCGCGAACAGGAATTCATCGACATCTGGAAAAATCGGAATTCGCACCTGGAAGCGGTGCCAGGCTTCAAGGAGTTCAATCTTCTCCAGGGCGCCACGGACGAAACTGCGACCCTGTTCGCCTCGCACTCGCTGTGGCAGTCCGCCGAGGATTTCGGCAATTGGACCCGTTCTGAAGCATTTCGCGCTGCCCACGCCAATGCGGGCGGAAGTCGGGATCTTTATCTCGGTCCGCCGCAGTTTGAAGGGTTCGAGATGGTGCTCTAA